In a genomic window of Meriones unguiculatus strain TT.TT164.6M chromosome 8, Bangor_MerUng_6.1, whole genome shotgun sequence:
- the Inpp5e gene encoding phosphatidylinositol polyphosphate 5-phosphatase type IV isoform X6 codes for MPSKSACLRHTEIPGQLEGRMLQGQLPNTEKKLTPTPGSLPATDSQSSETNPMPPVSIPAKPSNQNPKAKANLINPQPPMRPKLERTLSLDDKSLRRRRFRGSQEDLTVQNGASSCKGSVAQSPAYSRPLPCLSTSLQEIPKPRRTTGSEGGSPSLWSDCLSGMISTSLDLLQREAAPGGGSPKLASLHASHTPPAMDLNIASSSLRTANKVDPEHMDYKLRMQNTLVRAHSSLGPSRPRSPLASDNHSIQSARSSFSLLAPIRTKDIRSRSYLEGSLLASGALLGADELCRYFPDRNMALFVATWNMQGQKELPASLDEFLLPTEADYTQDLYVIGVQEGCSDRREWETRLQETLGPQYVLLSSAAHGVLYMSLFIRRDLIWFCSEVEYATVTTRIVSQIKTKGALGISFTFFGTSFLFITSHFTSGDGKVAERLLDYSKTIQALALPRNVPDTNPYRSSAGDVTTRFDEVFWFGDFNFRLSGGRVAVEAFLKQDPEVDVLALLQHDQLTREMKKGSIFRGFEEAEIHFLPSYKFDIGKDTYDSTSKQRTPSYTGLQGTLTKDEEGSFIWTQNTLMSGSHRYRHAFPV; via the exons ATGCCGTCTAAGTCAGCTTGCCTGCGTCACACGGAGATACCTGGGCAGCTGGAGGGCAGAATGCTCCAGGGACAGCTTCCAAACACTGAAAAGAAGCTCACCCCAACACCAGGCTCCCTACCAGCCACAGACTCTCAAAGTTCAGAGACAAACCCCATGCCTCCTGTCAGCATCCCAGCAAAACCAAGCAACCAGAACCCAAAAGCTAAGGCAAACTTGATCAACCCACAGCCACCCATGAGACCCAAGTTGGAGCGAACCCTGTCCCTCGATGACAAGAGCTTGAGAAGGAGGCGTTTCAGAGGTAGTCAGGAGGATCTGACTGTCCAGAATGGGGCTAGTTCCTGCAAGGGCTCTGTCGCCCAGTCCCCTGCCTACAGTCGGCCCCTGCCCTGTCTCAGTACATCCTTGCAGGAGATCCCTAAGCCCAGAAGGACCACAGGCAGTGAGGGAGGGAGCCCTTCCTTGTGGAGTGACTGTCTTTCTGGAATGATAAGCACCTCCTTGGACCTCCTGCAGAGAGAGGCCGCCCCAGGTGGAGGCTCCCCCAAGTTGGCAAGTTTGCACGCCTCACACACACCACCAGCTATGGACCTCAACATAGCCTCCAGCTCCCTGAGAACAGCAAACAAGGTTGACCCTGAGCACATGGACTACAAGCTCCGCATGCAGAACACACTGGTCAGAGCCCACAGCAGCCTGGGCCCTAGCAGGCCACGGAGCCCCCTGGCTAGTGACAATCACTCCATTCAATCAGCCAGATCTtccttcagccttctggcccccATCCGCACCAAGGACATCAGAAGCAG GAGCTATCTGGAGGGCAGTCTTCTGGCCAGTGGGGCCCTGCTAGGAGCAGACGAGCTGTGCAGGTACTTCCCAGACCGGAACATGGCTCTCTTCGTGGCTACCTGGAACATGCAGGGCCAGAAG GAGCTCCCAGCGAGCCTAGATGAGTTTCTGCTCCCCACTGAGGCCGACTACACTCAGGACCTGTATGTCATTGGAGTCCAGGAGGGCTGCTCTGACAG GCGGGAGTGGGAAACACGCTTGCAGGAGACACTGGGCCCTCAGTATGTGCTGCTGTCATCAGCAGCACATGGGGTCCTGTACATGTCCCTGTTTATCCGTAGGGACCTGATCTGGTTCTGCTCAG AGGTCGAGTATGCCACAGTAACTACACGCATCGTGTCTCAGATCAAGACCAAGGGAGCCCTGGGCATCAGCTTCACCTTTTTCGGCACCTCCTTCCTCTTTATCACATCTCACTTTACCT CTGGAGATGGGAAGGTAGCCGAGCGGCTGCTGGACTACAGCAAAACCATCCAAGCTCTAGCTCTGCCCCGGAATGTGCCAGACACAAACCCCTACCGCTCTAGTGCAG GGGATGTCACTACCCGGTTTGATGAGGTATTCTGGTTTGGGGACTTCAACTTCCGCCTGAGTGGTGGACGAGTGGCTGTGGAGGCCTTCCTGAAGCAGGACCCAGAGGTGGATGTGCTAGCACTCCTGCAGCATGACCAGCTCACCCGGGAGATGAAGAAAG GGTCCATCTTCAGGGGCTTCGAGGaggcagaaatccactttctcccATCCTACAAATTCGACATTGGGAAGGACACCTATGATAGCACCTccaagcaaaggacaccttcctACACG